The genomic region CCAGCGCCGTGCCCGGACCACCCCGAGCCCACCGAGCGCAACGGCCAGAAGCCCGATCGCGGCGAGCACCCAGTCGACGAGCTGCCGTGAGCCGCCGGGCTCCGCCGGTGTCCTACCGCGGCTCAGCGCGATCAGCCCGGCGAGGATCGTGCCGGTGTCGTCGACGAGCGCGGCGCCGTTGGTCATCACGGCATAGCCGTAGCCGGACTCGGGATCGATGGCCTGGATCGCGTTGTAGGTCCACAGGTTGCCGCTGTGCACGAGCATGCCGTTGCCGTCGCGCTGCCAGCCCATGCCGTAGTCGTGCACGCCGGACGGCTCGTGCATGGCGTGGAGCGACTCGGTGGCGAACGGGCCGTGGCCGTTCTGCGCGACGAGCCAGCGGCCCATGTCGTGCGCGGTCGTGATCACCGTTCCCGACCCGCCGACCGCCGGGCCGTCGTCCAGCTCGGGCCGGTCGAACCAGATGCCGTAGAGCGAGTTGAAACCGTTCGGCGCGTCGCCGCCCGCCAGGCTGTCGTGCATGCCCAGCGGCTCGAACACGTGCCGGCGCAGGTAGTCCCCATAGGACTGACCGGAGACCACCTCGACCAACCGTGCGGCGACGTTGTAGTTGACGTTGCTGTAGGCGAACCGCGTGCCCGGCTCGGCGACGTCAACGGGTGGCAGGAGGCCGACGTACTCGGCGAGCGTCCGTGCCCCGGTCAGCTGTCCGATGTCGACGGAGTCGTCGGAGATGCCGGAGGTCTGGTTCAGCAGGTGGCGCACGGTGATGCGCGGCGGGATCTGGGCGAGGCGGTCGTGCACCTCGTCGTCCAGCCCGACACGGCCGTCCTCCACGAGCGTCATGACCGCGGCGGCGGTGAACGACTTGCTGACCGATGCGACCCTCATCGGCGTGTTCTCGGTGACGGCACCGCCGTGCGCGTCGTGCCCGGCGCCGGTGGCGTGCACGATCTCGTCGCCGCGGGTGACGACGACCGAGACGCCGGGCAGCCCGGTCACGTCGAGCGCCTGGTCCAGATAGGTGTCGATCGACACCGGTGTGGGAGCGGGGAAGTGGGCCAGCACCAGCCCGGCCACGAGGGTCCTCATGGGCCGGAACGCTATGGATCAGCGACTCAGCGTCGGATCCGCCGATCGACCACCATCACCCCCGCCGATCGTCGGGGGTGATGGTGGCGGATGGTCGGTGTCCGGGTGGCGCAACGACAGTCCGGTTCGTGCGCCGGACACCGCCCAGGTCGCGGTACGGGGTGGTGGTGTCCTGACACGCCCGCGGGGCGAGGCGCCGACCCGGTGCCTCGCCCTCCCGATGTGGCAGCCAAGCCAAGATCCGAACTGCGTCCGCTCAAGGATTCGGCGGCCGCAACTCCAGTCGTGTCGAGGCCGGGGAAATCTTGAACTCCGACGACGCGGACCCACTCGGCACATGGTTGAGGTCGTGGAAAGGAGCGCGTCAGATGGGTCGTGGTCGAGCTGCGCGTGTCCGCGTGGACCGCGCTCACGACCTACGCCATCCCGGTCCACATCGCAGTCATTCCCTGATGCGGCCGCCCACACCTACACGCCACCACGGCTGCCGGCCCACTCCGGAATCGGCTCATAAGCACGAACGTCATGAGCAGGAACCACATGCACCCGGTCCGCCAAAGCGATGACGTTCAAAAGCCCGTCACGCACCCGCTCCGGCTGGACATCCGCCAGCATTCGAAGCATCTTCGGCCGCTCCGCCCGCAGCGTCACACCTTCCAGCTGCCAGGTCAGGTCGCCGATGAACGCGAACCGCCTGCCGTCCGGGAGGTTCACGAACACCACCACGGAGCCGTCCGTATGCCCGCCGGCCTCCACGATGACGATCGAGCCGTCACCGTGCACGTCATGGCTACCGGAGAATCCGAGGTACGGCGGTCCGTCGAAGGTGTAGCCGTGGATCTCGCGTGTGCGAGCGATGTCGCGGAACACCACGGCGTCCTTGGCGCGCTCGACGTAGCGGCTCTCCGCCGGGTTCATCCAGATCGGCACGTCGAGCTCGTCCAGGCCGCTGACGTGGTCCCAGTGGGCGTGCGTGATGACGACGCCACGCAGCCGCGACATGTCGTAGTTCTTGGCCCGCAACTGTTCGTGCACCGTGGCACCGAGCTCGTGCGGGCTGCGCCGGTAGGACGGCATGGCCGCGATGTGTTCCTCGACCCCCTTTCCGAACCCGGCATCGATCAGCAGGTCGCCGGCAGGGTGCTGGACGAGCACCGCGGTCGCCGCGAACTTCCGCAGGTCGCCGAAAGAGCCGCCGCGGTAGGCCAGCGCAGCACGGTTCTCGTACGTGCCGGTCGGGAGCTGGTAGATCGCCATGTCCGCCGGCGGAGCGGCGTCGGGCAGCGGAGCTGTCCAGGGTTTCGGTTCCGGTAGGGGTGCCGACCGGAACGACCGGATGACCAGCAGCGCGGCGGCAACGACCGCCAGCGCCAGACCGGTCCACACGTAGGTCATGACGCATCGTGCCTTTCCGAAGATGCGTACCGCTGGAAGAAGAGGTGGATCTCCTCGGCTGCCACGGACGTGCGCGCCTGGCCCACGTACAGCGACAGCAGAACGGTGAGGACTTCCAGGGCGGGCTGGTCGAGTCCGGCGCGGACGGCACGCGCCAGATGGGTCGTGAGCCTGTCGCCCCTCACGCCCACGCAGATCAACGCCGTGAGGATCGCGATGCTCCGGCTGCGGTCGTCGAGCGCCGGGTCGTGCCAGGCAGGCCCGCCCGCCGCGAGAATGGCTTCCGCGGCGAACCGCGCCCCGACCCTGTCCGAGAACAGGTCCGGGAGTTCCGCTGCGCTGACGCCGAAAGTTTCGGCATAGACCGCGACACCACGTTCGGTTCGCGCGCCTTCGTCTTTGTCCACACCTCGATTGGATCCCGGCGAGGTGGATGGCGGCCAATACCTGTTCCGACGGAGCGATACCTTCAGAGCATGGCCGTGAGGTGGTCGATCTACGCTCGCTGAGCTGTTTTCGCGTTCGGCCGCGGAATGGCCCTCACCCAGGCGGGCCACGCCGAGCGTGGTGCGATGAGCATCCGGTCTCCGGGGCCAGCACCTCCGATACGTTGCCCACCACCTCGCCCGAGGAGTCGACC from Lentzea guizhouensis harbors:
- a CDS encoding serine hydrolase domain-containing protein, yielding MRTLVAGLVLAHFPAPTPVSIDTYLDQALDVTGLPGVSVVVTRGDEIVHATGAGHDAHGGAVTENTPMRVASVSKSFTAAAVMTLVEDGRVGLDDEVHDRLAQIPPRITVRHLLNQTSGISDDSVDIGQLTGARTLAEYVGLLPPVDVAEPGTRFAYSNVNYNVAARLVEVVSGQSYGDYLRRHVFEPLGMHDSLAGGDAPNGFNSLYGIWFDRPELDDGPAVGGSGTVITTAHDMGRWLVAQNGHGPFATESLHAMHEPSGVHDYGMGWQRDGNGMLVHSGNLWTYNAIQAIDPESGYGYAVMTNGAALVDDTGTILAGLIALSRGRTPAEPGGSRQLVDWVLAAIGLLAVALGGLGVVRARRWAERRHGRRPWLTVARLVVVTLPAVLFAFYPQVVSFVSSGRTVLWAQLGYFALTLTVTLAAAALAGLAVLTARVVRLVSVW
- a CDS encoding carboxymuconolactone decarboxylase family protein, which produces MDKDEGARTERGVAVYAETFGVSAAELPDLFSDRVGARFAAEAILAAGGPAWHDPALDDRSRSIAILTALICVGVRGDRLTTHLARAVRAGLDQPALEVLTVLLSLYVGQARTSVAAEEIHLFFQRYASSERHDAS
- a CDS encoding MBL fold metallo-hydrolase, with the protein product MTYVWTGLALAVVAAALLVIRSFRSAPLPEPKPWTAPLPDAAPPADMAIYQLPTGTYENRAALAYRGGSFGDLRKFAATAVLVQHPAGDLLIDAGFGKGVEEHIAAMPSYRRSPHELGATVHEQLRAKNYDMSRLRGVVITHAHWDHVSGLDELDVPIWMNPAESRYVERAKDAVVFRDIARTREIHGYTFDGPPYLGFSGSHDVHGDGSIVIVEAGGHTDGSVVVFVNLPDGRRFAFIGDLTWQLEGVTLRAERPKMLRMLADVQPERVRDGLLNVIALADRVHVVPAHDVRAYEPIPEWAGSRGGV
- a CDS encoding XdhC family protein, with translation MLELADRLAEWKRQHRRFAVATVVSVSGSAPRPVGDGLCGRLLGRGGGQRIGGAGPGDRMLIAPRSAWPAWVRAIPRPNAKTAQRA